In Anopheles bellator unplaced genomic scaffold, idAnoBellAS_SP24_06.2 scaffold00729_ctg1, whole genome shotgun sequence, one genomic interval encodes:
- the LOC131214366 gene encoding ATP-dependent RNA helicase vasa isoform X1, with translation MSDLEWEEEASDGRSFDNFDDRTNADNNGYCEDRGGRGGRGERGGRGGRGGRGGREFQQQRDLDDAKLDRPREVYIPALPTEDEDEIFGSGISSGINFENLNDIEVSVTGEDPPEPVQSFHASGLHENLLNNIRKSGYKKPTPIQRHGIPVVLAGRDLMACAQTGSGKTAAFMLPMINRLLEMNLNMQSPDPYVLIVAPTRELAIQIRDEGRKFAHTIQGMMLKVGILYGGADSRSQLQAIAGGCQILVATPGRLNDFVRQGYVSFRNVRFVVLDEADRMLDMGFLSSIDEIMKHPTMTPKENRQTLMFSATFPSEIQELAGNYLDNYVYIAVGIVGAACSDVEQVIYEVSKFDKRQKLEEILGSADPTGTLVFVETKRNADFLASFMSETNFRATSIHGDRLQREREEALAQFKTGRMKVLIATSVAARGLDMKTVNHVINYDLPSRIDDYVHRIGRTGRVGNKGRATSFYDPRGDAPIASDLVQILRQAGQPVPDFLVGLGGDGLDAVDGSPSFGGRDIRDSFGSRANAQPSALEPEEQWD, from the exons AGTGACGGACGAAGCTTCGACAATTTTGACGACAGGACAAAtg CAGACAACAATGGATACTGCGAAGATCGTGGTGGCCGAGGCGGAAGAGGAgaacgaggaggacgaggaggtcGAGGAGGGAGAGGAGGGAGAGAATTCCAACAACAACGTGACTTGGACGATGCTAAGTTGGACCGGCCGAGGGAGGTATACATCCCGGCGTTGCCAACAGAGGATGAGGATGAAATTTTTGGTTCCGGCATCAGTTCGGGAATCAATTTTGAAAACCTCAACGATATCGAGGTTTCTGTTACGGGCGAGGATCCTCCGGAACCCGTGCAAAGTTTTCATGCATCTGGATTGCATGAAAACTTACTTAACAACATCCGCAAGTCGGGGTACAAAAAGCCGACCCCAATCCAGCGACATGGCATTCCGGTAGTTCTCGCTGGGCGGGATTTGATGGCTTGTGCACAAACGGGGTCGGGCAAGACGGCAGCCTTCATGCTGCCTATGATAAACAGATTATTAGAAATGAACCTGAATATGCAAAGCCCCGACCCGTATGTGCTGATAGTCGCCCCGACTCGTGAGTTAGCGATCCAGATTCGCGACGAAGGGAGAAAATTTGCCCACACCATTCAAGGAATGATGCTGAAGGTTGGAATATTATACGGTGGCGCAGACTCGCGTAGTCAACTGCAAGCTATTGCCGGCGGATGCCAAATATTGGTCGCAACACCGGGCCGTTTAAACGACTTTGTCCGGCAGGGGTACGTCAGCTTTAGAAACGTACGATTTGTTGTCCTCGACGAGGCGGACCGCATGCTCGATATGGGATTTCTGTCCTCAATCgatgaaataatgaaacatcCGACAATGACCCCGAAGGAGAACCGCCAGACGCTCATGTTTTCGGCCACATTTCCGTCCGAAATTCAAGAGCTGGCGGGTAATTACCTCGATAATTACGTTTACATCGCCGTCGGCATCGTTGGGGCTGCGTGCAGTGACGTGGAGCAGGTGATCTACGAAGTGTCCAAATTCGACAAGCGCCAAAAGCTGGAGGAAATCCTGGGGAGCGCTGATCCGACTGGCACGCTCGTGTTTGTCGAGACGAAGCGGAACGCCGATTTTCTCGCGTCGTTCATGTCCGAGACGAACTTTCGAGCCACTTCAATTCATGGCGATCGCTTGcagcgcgaacgcgaagagGCGCTGGCACAATTTAAAACTGGCCGCATGAAAGTGCTGATTGcgacgtcggtggcggcacgCGGTCTTGATATGAAGACCGTGAACCATGTGATCAATTACGATCTACCTTCCAGAATCGATGACTATGTTCATCGTATCGGTCGAACCGGCCGCGTCGGAAATAAGGGCCGGGCTACTAGTTTCTACGATCCCAGAGGAGACGCTCCCATTGCTAGTGATCTAGTGCAGATTCTTCGGCAAGCAGGACAGCCGGTGCCGGACTTTTTAGTAGGACTCGGTGGGGATGGATTGGACGCGGTTGATGGGTCACCCAGCTTTGGTGGGCGCGATATTCGCGACTCATTCGGGAGTCGGGCCAATGCCCAACCATCTGCTTTGGAACCGGAGGAGCAGTGGGATTAA
- the LOC131214366 gene encoding ATP-dependent RNA helicase vasa isoform X2, protein MSDLEWEEEASDGRSFDNFDDRTNDNNGYCEDRGGRGGRGERGGRGGRGGRGGREFQQQRDLDDAKLDRPREVYIPALPTEDEDEIFGSGISSGINFENLNDIEVSVTGEDPPEPVQSFHASGLHENLLNNIRKSGYKKPTPIQRHGIPVVLAGRDLMACAQTGSGKTAAFMLPMINRLLEMNLNMQSPDPYVLIVAPTRELAIQIRDEGRKFAHTIQGMMLKVGILYGGADSRSQLQAIAGGCQILVATPGRLNDFVRQGYVSFRNVRFVVLDEADRMLDMGFLSSIDEIMKHPTMTPKENRQTLMFSATFPSEIQELAGNYLDNYVYIAVGIVGAACSDVEQVIYEVSKFDKRQKLEEILGSADPTGTLVFVETKRNADFLASFMSETNFRATSIHGDRLQREREEALAQFKTGRMKVLIATSVAARGLDMKTVNHVINYDLPSRIDDYVHRIGRTGRVGNKGRATSFYDPRGDAPIASDLVQILRQAGQPVPDFLVGLGGDGLDAVDGSPSFGGRDIRDSFGSRANAQPSALEPEEQWD, encoded by the exons AGTGACGGACGAAGCTTCGACAATTTTGACGACAGGACAAAtg ACAACAATGGATACTGCGAAGATCGTGGTGGCCGAGGCGGAAGAGGAgaacgaggaggacgaggaggtcGAGGAGGGAGAGGAGGGAGAGAATTCCAACAACAACGTGACTTGGACGATGCTAAGTTGGACCGGCCGAGGGAGGTATACATCCCGGCGTTGCCAACAGAGGATGAGGATGAAATTTTTGGTTCCGGCATCAGTTCGGGAATCAATTTTGAAAACCTCAACGATATCGAGGTTTCTGTTACGGGCGAGGATCCTCCGGAACCCGTGCAAAGTTTTCATGCATCTGGATTGCATGAAAACTTACTTAACAACATCCGCAAGTCGGGGTACAAAAAGCCGACCCCAATCCAGCGACATGGCATTCCGGTAGTTCTCGCTGGGCGGGATTTGATGGCTTGTGCACAAACGGGGTCGGGCAAGACGGCAGCCTTCATGCTGCCTATGATAAACAGATTATTAGAAATGAACCTGAATATGCAAAGCCCCGACCCGTATGTGCTGATAGTCGCCCCGACTCGTGAGTTAGCGATCCAGATTCGCGACGAAGGGAGAAAATTTGCCCACACCATTCAAGGAATGATGCTGAAGGTTGGAATATTATACGGTGGCGCAGACTCGCGTAGTCAACTGCAAGCTATTGCCGGCGGATGCCAAATATTGGTCGCAACACCGGGCCGTTTAAACGACTTTGTCCGGCAGGGGTACGTCAGCTTTAGAAACGTACGATTTGTTGTCCTCGACGAGGCGGACCGCATGCTCGATATGGGATTTCTGTCCTCAATCgatgaaataatgaaacatcCGACAATGACCCCGAAGGAGAACCGCCAGACGCTCATGTTTTCGGCCACATTTCCGTCCGAAATTCAAGAGCTGGCGGGTAATTACCTCGATAATTACGTTTACATCGCCGTCGGCATCGTTGGGGCTGCGTGCAGTGACGTGGAGCAGGTGATCTACGAAGTGTCCAAATTCGACAAGCGCCAAAAGCTGGAGGAAATCCTGGGGAGCGCTGATCCGACTGGCACGCTCGTGTTTGTCGAGACGAAGCGGAACGCCGATTTTCTCGCGTCGTTCATGTCCGAGACGAACTTTCGAGCCACTTCAATTCATGGCGATCGCTTGcagcgcgaacgcgaagagGCGCTGGCACAATTTAAAACTGGCCGCATGAAAGTGCTGATTGcgacgtcggtggcggcacgCGGTCTTGATATGAAGACCGTGAACCATGTGATCAATTACGATCTACCTTCCAGAATCGATGACTATGTTCATCGTATCGGTCGAACCGGCCGCGTCGGAAATAAGGGCCGGGCTACTAGTTTCTACGATCCCAGAGGAGACGCTCCCATTGCTAGTGATCTAGTGCAGATTCTTCGGCAAGCAGGACAGCCGGTGCCGGACTTTTTAGTAGGACTCGGTGGGGATGGATTGGACGCGGTTGATGGGTCACCCAGCTTTGGTGGGCGCGATATTCGCGACTCATTCGGGAGTCGGGCCAATGCCCAACCATCTGCTTTGGAACCGGAGGAGCAGTGGGATTAA